A genome region from Nocardiopsis exhalans includes the following:
- a CDS encoding glycerate kinase, producing the protein MIWLMSTELHAHDETVDATPAVRVVVIPDSFKGSASAVEAARAMADGAREAYTDQGIPVSVDTLPFADGGEGTLDALLGAWGTEPLTVDTTDALGRPTRARFGISPDGTTGVIEAAEANGLPGVADVPLQARTASSRGVGALVTALLDRGVAEILLCIGGSASTDGGTGMLSALGARFLASDGTELPDGGGRLGDLASLDLDRLDPRARTVRWRVACDVTNPLVGPEGAAAVFGPQKGADPEDVRVLDAGLDRLADVLEQTTGNDLRDVPGMGAAGGMPVTLTALLGAEVLPGSQMVAEVLGAEELLARADLVLTGEGSFDSQSLGGKVVDAVRRLTPKNVPVVVIAGSVSVGPDELRRSGITAAFSIARGPRTLDQMRDEAVPAITWAAFNCCRLLAHHPGQPEPDPDPVTP; encoded by the coding sequence ATGATCTGGCTCATGTCCACCGAGTTGCACGCACATGACGAGACCGTTGACGCCACCCCAGCCGTCCGTGTCGTGGTGATCCCCGACTCGTTCAAGGGGAGCGCCTCCGCCGTGGAGGCCGCCAGGGCCATGGCCGACGGCGCCCGCGAGGCGTACACCGACCAGGGCATCCCCGTGTCCGTCGACACCCTGCCCTTCGCCGACGGCGGTGAGGGCACCCTGGACGCCCTCCTCGGTGCCTGGGGCACCGAACCGCTCACGGTGGACACCACCGACGCCCTCGGCCGCCCGACCCGGGCCCGCTTCGGGATCTCCCCCGACGGCACCACCGGGGTCATCGAGGCCGCCGAGGCCAACGGGCTGCCCGGCGTCGCCGACGTCCCCCTCCAGGCCCGTACCGCCAGCAGCCGGGGCGTCGGAGCCCTGGTCACCGCGCTCCTCGACCGGGGTGTGGCGGAGATCCTGCTGTGCATCGGCGGTTCGGCCTCCACCGACGGCGGTACCGGCATGCTGAGCGCGCTCGGCGCCCGCTTCCTCGCCTCGGACGGCACCGAACTCCCCGACGGCGGCGGCCGCCTCGGCGACCTGGCCTCCCTCGACCTGGACCGGCTGGACCCGCGCGCCCGCACCGTGCGCTGGCGGGTGGCGTGTGACGTCACCAACCCGCTGGTCGGCCCCGAGGGCGCCGCCGCCGTCTTCGGCCCGCAGAAGGGCGCCGACCCCGAGGACGTGCGCGTCCTCGACGCCGGGCTCGACCGGCTGGCCGACGTCCTGGAGCAGACCACCGGCAACGATCTTCGGGACGTGCCCGGCATGGGTGCGGCAGGCGGTATGCCCGTCACCCTCACTGCCCTGCTCGGCGCCGAGGTCCTGCCCGGTTCACAGATGGTCGCCGAGGTCCTGGGCGCGGAGGAGCTGCTCGCCCGCGCCGACCTCGTCCTCACCGGCGAGGGCAGCTTCGACAGCCAGTCCCTGGGCGGCAAGGTCGTCGACGCGGTCCGCCGCCTCACCCCCAAGAACGTGCCCGTCGTGGTGATCGCCGGCAGCGTGTCGGTCGGCCCCGACGAGCTCCGCCGCTCCGGGATCACCGCGGCGTTCTCCATCGCCCGGGGCCCCCGGACCCTGGACCAGATGCGGGACGAGGCCGTCCCCGCCATCACCTGGGCAGCGTTCAACTGCTGTCGTCTGCTCGCACACCACCCCGGACAACCGGAACCCGACCCGGATCCGGTCACCCCTTAA